GCGTCGGTCGAGTTCTCCGACTACCTGCGCGAGCTGATCGCGGCCCGCCGCAAGGAACCCGGCGAGGACCTCGTCTCGGGCCTGATCGCGGCCCACGACGAGGGCGACCGCCTCACCGAGCAGGAGATGATCTCCACCTGCGTCCTGCTGCTCAACGCCGGCCACGAGGCCACGGTGAACGCCACGGTCAACGGCTGGTACGCCCTGTTCCGCAACCCGTCCCAGCTGGAGCTGCTGCGCGCGGACCACTCCCTGATCCCCTCCGCGATCGAGGAGCTGATGCGCTACGACACCCCGCTGCAGCTCTTCGAGCGCTGGGTCCTGGACGAGATCGAGATCGCCGGCACGACGATCCCGCGCGGCGCGGAGATCGCCATGCTCTTCGGCTCCGCCAACCACGACCCGGAGGTCTTCGCCGACCCGGGCCGCCTCGACCTCGCCCGCGCCGACAACCCGCACATCTCCTTCAGCGCCGGCATCCACTACTGCATCGGCGCGCCCCTGGCCCGGATCGAGCTGGCGGCGTCGATGGGGGCGCTGCTGGAGAAGGCGCCGACGCTGCGGCTGGCCGCCGAGCCGGAGCGGAAGCCGAACTTCGTGATCAGGGGGCTGGAGGGGCTGGCCGTGGAGGTGGGCTGATCATCCGTTCGGATGATCGTGGGGGGATCGGGGCGGTCGGACACCGGTGGCTCGGCAGGCTGGTGGGCCTGAGAGGGGAGCAACCATGGTGGTCGAGGTGCGGCAGCCGTCGGCTCAGCTGTCGGTCGACGAGTTCGAGGCGCTCGCCGAGTTCACAGCCCGCGAGATCGAGACGGTCTCCCTGGAGTTCATCGGCGGGCGGCTCGGGGTCAGGAAGGCGAGGAACGGCAACCACGGCGCGGTGGCCGCGTGGCTGGCCTGCCGATGCCTGGAGGCCCGCCCCGACCTCGGCCTCCACCCGAACCTCGGCCTGCGGGTGGAGGAGCACGGCGAGGGGCGGGCCCTGCCCGACGGGGTGCTCGCGCCCAAGGGGAGTTTCGCGGGCCAGGGCGCCTGGGCCGGCCCCGGGACCGCCCTGATGACGGTGGAGATCACCTCGCACGACCCGGACACCCACCACCGCGACCGCGTGGCGAAGCCCCGGTCCTACGCCGGTGCCGGGATCCCCCTCTACCTGCTGGTCGACCGGGACACCCGCTGGACGGCCGTGCACAGCCATCCGGACCCCGCGCTCGGGTACCGGGACGTCCACATGGTCAGGTTCGGCGGCACCCTCACCCTCCCCGAGCCC
This genomic stretch from Streptomyces sp. Go-475 harbors:
- a CDS encoding cytochrome P450 → MAALFDPWDPAFLADPYPAYAELRARGRVHWFEPTNQWLVPHHADVSALLRDRRLGRTYQHRFTHEEFGRTAPPPEQEPFHTLNDHGMLDLEPPDHTRIRRLVSKAFTPRTVERLKPYVRGLADELAAALVERGGGDLLKDVAEPLPVAVIAEMLGIPESDRAPLRPWSADICGMYELNPSEETAAKAVRASVEFSDYLRELIAARRKEPGEDLVSGLIAAHDEGDRLTEQEMISTCVLLLNAGHEATVNATVNGWYALFRNPSQLELLRADHSLIPSAIEELMRYDTPLQLFERWVLDEIEIAGTTIPRGAEIAMLFGSANHDPEVFADPGRLDLARADNPHISFSAGIHYCIGAPLARIELAASMGALLEKAPTLRLAAEPERKPNFVIRGLEGLAVEVG
- a CDS encoding Uma2 family endonuclease, which codes for MVVEVRQPSAQLSVDEFEALAEFTAREIETVSLEFIGGRLGVRKARNGNHGAVAAWLACRCLEARPDLGLHPNLGLRVEEHGEGRALPDGVLAPKGSFAGQGAWAGPGTALMTVEITSHDPDTHHRDRVAKPRSYAGAGIPLYLLVDRDTRWTAVHSHPDPALGYRDVHMVRFGGTLTLPEPLGIDLDTEELKQYAD